In [Clostridium] cellulosi, one genomic interval encodes:
- a CDS encoding hypothetical protein (Family membership) produces MIAIYARQTKNDPNGDKQIELCLRECTGEYAPFIEKPVDSKSKERPAMRSLIQAVERGEIERVVVYRIDLMFNTLTEFSHLWNVLQQANAEFTSVSENFDTSTEKGKEILKIMMEFARIERENIGNRIRDNYRERAEKGIYPGGPAPYGFTIEHTVIDGKKASILVPNSNIEVVKEIFELYSQGEISLGKLAAYLHEKGVPGIKRSGWDNVSISRILHNPVYVKSNEDVYNYYKEKGTTIYNSKEQFNMGKGCWLLGKRSQDQDKEQNGELLVVARHDGVISPEVFLKCQRRLDANRKLKNTGNGAYTWLSGLVKCGYCGYSMQAVSANGGKYVYLICTGKTNFKVCRAKFRSPHVEAVEPYVEEKLNERLIELRKNRKTKTRENIEVEKLKKELNDIEMQINNLVNSIAMANDVLIGYINARVKELDKRKSEILNYLKTNFERCHSMELPSSDFSSLSFEQKKDVAKALIKKISLTKGNIDIEWAQI; encoded by the coding sequence ATGATTGCAATCTATGCTCGGCAAACAAAAAATGACCCTAATGGCGACAAACAAATTGAACTTTGTTTGCGAGAGTGTACCGGTGAATACGCGCCCTTTATCGAAAAACCGGTTGACAGCAAGAGTAAGGAAAGGCCGGCTATGCGGAGCCTGATACAAGCAGTTGAGCGTGGAGAGATAGAGAGGGTTGTAGTTTACCGCATTGACTTAATGTTCAATACACTGACTGAATTCAGCCATCTGTGGAATGTTTTGCAACAAGCCAATGCAGAATTTACTTCAGTAAGTGAAAATTTCGACACCTCAACTGAGAAAGGCAAAGAAATCCTTAAAATAATGATGGAATTTGCCAGAATCGAACGTGAAAATATCGGCAACCGCATAAGGGACAACTACCGTGAACGGGCTGAAAAAGGAATATACCCTGGTGGGCCAGCGCCTTATGGCTTTACAATAGAACATACTGTCATCGACGGAAAAAAGGCGTCCATACTTGTTCCAAACAGCAATATTGAGGTTGTCAAAGAAATATTTGAGCTATATTCGCAGGGCGAGATTTCACTTGGAAAACTTGCAGCATATTTGCATGAAAAAGGCGTGCCGGGAATAAAACGTTCCGGCTGGGATAACGTTTCAATATCACGCATACTTCACAACCCCGTATATGTAAAATCAAATGAAGACGTCTACAATTACTACAAAGAAAAAGGGACAACGATATATAATAGCAAAGAGCAGTTTAACATGGGAAAAGGTTGCTGGTTGCTTGGCAAACGATCGCAAGACCAGGACAAAGAACAAAACGGTGAGCTTTTGGTTGTTGCCCGTCATGACGGGGTTATTTCCCCGGAAGTATTCTTAAAATGTCAACGGCGTTTAGATGCAAACCGGAAACTCAAAAACACAGGCAACGGAGCGTATACATGGCTTTCAGGGCTTGTAAAATGCGGATACTGCGGTTACTCGATGCAGGCAGTTAGCGCTAATGGTGGCAAATATGTATATCTCATCTGTACCGGAAAAACAAATTTCAAAGTTTGTCGAGCAAAATTCAGAAGTCCGCATGTTGAAGCTGTCGAGCCTTATGTTGAAGAAAAACTTAACGAGCGCCTTATTGAATTGAGAAAAAACAGAAAAACTAAAACCCGAGAAAACATAGAAGTAGAAAAGCTCAAAAAAGAACTAAATGACATTGAAATGCAAATTAATAATCTGGTAAATAGCATAGCAATGGCAAACGACGTATTAATAGGCTATATAAACGCAAGAGTAAAAGAACTGGATAAAAGAAAATCTGAAATACTAAATTATCTAAAAACTAACTTTGAACGTTGTCATTCAATGGAACTTCCTTCATCAGACTTTTCAAGCCTTTCATTTGAGCAGAAAAAGGACGTAGCAAAAGCATTGATAAAGAAAATTTCACTTACAAAAGGCAACATTGATATTGAATGGGCGCAAATATAA
- a CDS encoding putative membrane protein (Hypothetical protein), translating into MKATSRKQINAACVFNNKDFELAYENHTYSRFKFYLIPLIIVGLILVAFFCLLDDDLFTTNSFITVLAVWAVFIALLVVFFLTLGRFKNFRSYYLIINATELLFIGFYFVKLIVCGNKNFLVMCLEVSLIITIYSMIPNRWLNSLLSSFLLIIAFSVYCAIKPDLLLDRNTNIFGFASIIVFFAINSLNAYHKGYLKRSRYYDTIMLKRLINVDTLTGAYTRAKFNEDINKLIHKARQTGRIFSLIIFDIDDFKRINDTYGHLTGDRVLTTIVTIVTSNKRNADILTRWGGEEFILLLPSTRLNEANRIAERLKTLISEYDFGLDNIVTCSFGVTEFRKNDTRTTLFRRADKLLYDAKAQGKNIVISDVDDFQVIL; encoded by the coding sequence ATGAAAGCAACTAGTAGAAAGCAGATAAATGCAGCGTGTGTTTTTAATAATAAGGATTTTGAATTAGCGTATGAAAATCATACATATTCAAGATTCAAGTTTTACTTGATTCCTTTAATCATCGTAGGGCTGATTTTAGTCGCTTTTTTCTGTTTGTTAGACGATGACCTGTTTACAACTAATTCATTTATTACCGTCCTTGCAGTATGGGCCGTTTTCATAGCACTTCTCGTTGTATTCTTCCTGACTTTGGGAAGGTTTAAGAATTTTCGCTCTTACTATCTCATAATTAATGCAACGGAACTGCTTTTTATAGGATTCTATTTCGTAAAGCTTATCGTATGCGGTAATAAAAACTTTCTGGTAATGTGCCTGGAAGTATCTTTGATAATTACAATCTATTCAATGATTCCCAACAGATGGCTAAATTCTCTACTATCCTCATTCCTCCTTATAATCGCGTTTTCAGTATATTGCGCTATAAAACCGGATCTTCTTTTAGACAGAAACACCAATATTTTCGGATTTGCAAGTATTATTGTATTTTTCGCCATAAATTCGCTGAACGCATACCACAAAGGATATTTGAAGCGCTCAAGGTATTATGATACGATTATGCTGAAAAGGCTTATAAATGTCGATACCTTGACCGGCGCCTATACACGGGCCAAATTCAACGAGGATATAAACAAGTTGATACACAAGGCACGGCAGACTGGGCGAATATTCTCATTAATTATTTTTGATATAGACGATTTTAAGCGTATAAACGACACATACGGCCATTTAACCGGCGACAGGGTCCTTACAACTATAGTTACCATTGTTACAAGTAACAAACGTAACGCAGACATACTTACGCGTTGGGGCGGTGAGGAATTTATACTGCTGCTTCCGTCCACAAGGCTTAACGAAGCAAATAGAATTGCCGAACGGTTAAAAACTCTTATTTCCGAATATGATTTTGGCTTAGATAATATTGTGACATGCAGTTTTGGCGTTACAGAGTTCCGCAAAAACGACACACGTACGACGCTGTTCAGAAGGGCAGATAAACTGCTCTACGACGCAAAGGCACAAGGAAAAAATATTGTAATTTCTGATGTAGACGATTTTCAGGTCATTTTATAA
- a CDS encoding putative membrane protein (Hypothetical protein) translates to MGNLVCVVRIKFFRVSLLVFILISLAMTVICEKLPDRLFYYKKWMYRERKWENHGRIYDTYFGVKKWKTKLPDISDFMKWRFNKKHLAGSNKDYLSVFLMESCKSEFTHWMIILSTLFFVFWSNVTTMIIMFLLACVLNLPYIIIQRYNRPRLVRLLRKNIANEVELKTANV, encoded by the coding sequence ATGGGAAATTTGGTCTGTGTAGTCAGAATAAAGTTTTTCAGAGTAAGTCTGCTTGTTTTTATACTTATATCTTTGGCTATGACAGTCATTTGCGAAAAACTCCCTGACAGGCTGTTTTATTATAAAAAATGGATGTACCGCGAACGAAAATGGGAAAACCACGGAAGGATCTATGATACATATTTCGGAGTCAAGAAGTGGAAAACCAAACTCCCTGATATCAGCGACTTTATGAAATGGCGCTTTAACAAAAAGCACCTCGCCGGGTCAAACAAAGATTATCTATCAGTTTTTCTGATGGAATCCTGTAAATCAGAATTTACGCACTGGATGATAATTCTTTCAACACTGTTTTTCGTCTTTTGGAGCAACGTAACAACGATGATAATAATGTTCCTCCTGGCGTGTGTCCTAAACCTTCCGTACATTATAATCCAGCGCTATAACAGGCCACGGCTTGTAAGGCTATTGAGGAAGAACATTGCAAATGAAGTTGAATTAAAGACAGCGAATGTATGA
- a CDS encoding hypothetical protein (High confidence in function and specificity), whose amino-acid sequence MKIIITGRKVTVKDAFKERVEKKLNKLDKFFDEDALAYVTVSVEKERQTVEVTVKYKGMIYRAEETTKDMFNSFDNAVDALVRQINKNKARLVKRLREGAFEGEEIGPEEDYGEIRVKRFSVKPMSVDEAILEMNILNHEFFTFLNEESDNICVVYKRRGGGYGVLEPILNK is encoded by the coding sequence ATGAAGATAATCATTACAGGCAGAAAAGTCACTGTAAAAGATGCGTTTAAGGAGAGGGTGGAAAAAAAGCTCAACAAGCTCGACAAGTTTTTCGATGAGGACGCGCTGGCCTACGTCACAGTAAGTGTCGAAAAGGAGCGGCAGACGGTTGAAGTAACCGTCAAATACAAAGGCATGATTTATCGTGCTGAGGAAACCACAAAGGATATGTTCAATTCTTTTGATAACGCCGTTGATGCGCTGGTTCGGCAGATTAATAAGAACAAAGCGAGACTTGTTAAACGGCTAAGAGAGGGTGCTTTTGAAGGTGAAGAAATCGGTCCGGAAGAGGATTACGGCGAAATTCGCGTAAAGCGCTTTTCCGTAAAACCGATGAGCGTTGATGAAGCAATACTTGAGATGAATATTCTGAATCACGAATTCTTTACATTTTTGAATGAGGAATCGGATAATATATGCGTTGTATATAAAAGGCGCGGCGGAGGATACGGTGTACTTGAACCGATCCTGAATAAATAA
- a CDS encoding undecaprenyl-diphosphatase (High confidence in function and specificity) has protein sequence MAFIIWMLFKSVLMGIVEGITEFLPISSTGHMIIVDQLIGFSGKNGFSSEFTALFEVVIQLGAILAIIVLYRKKILNSLKTLKPGGFGFKLWTGLIIAMIPAGIIGILDKKVFDDVIERYMMKPIPVSLALVVGAIWMLYAEWRYRKNHTCKRLEDVSYKQAFAIGVFQCLAIVWTGFSRSASTIIGGWIMGLSSPVAAEFSFFLAIPAMICASGADLITSDLQLSGLEISSLIVGFVVSFIVALIVVKKFMDFIKHKPMKGFAYYRLAVGILLIILAIFRVIR, from the coding sequence ATGGCTTTTATAATATGGATGCTGTTCAAATCCGTTCTCATGGGAATTGTGGAAGGTATAACTGAATTCCTTCCGATATCTTCAACAGGGCATATGATTATTGTTGACCAGCTTATAGGATTCAGCGGTAAAAACGGTTTTTCAAGTGAATTTACAGCCCTGTTTGAAGTCGTAATTCAGCTTGGCGCGATTCTCGCCATTATTGTTCTTTATCGCAAAAAGATTCTTAATTCGTTGAAAACGCTTAAACCCGGCGGCTTTGGCTTTAAGCTGTGGACAGGTCTTATAATAGCGATGATCCCGGCAGGCATCATAGGTATCCTCGATAAAAAGGTATTCGATGATGTAATAGAAAGGTACATGATGAAGCCTATCCCGGTTTCGCTGGCACTTGTGGTCGGCGCTATCTGGATGCTGTATGCTGAGTGGCGCTACCGCAAAAATCACACCTGCAAAAGGCTTGAAGATGTAAGTTACAAGCAGGCATTTGCAATAGGCGTATTTCAATGTCTTGCTATCGTATGGACTGGATTCTCACGTTCAGCGTCAACCATAATTGGCGGCTGGATAATGGGTCTTTCATCGCCGGTTGCCGCTGAATTTTCATTTTTTCTCGCAATCCCGGCAATGATTTGTGCCAGTGGTGCAGACCTTATTACTTCTGATTTACAGCTAAGCGGGCTTGAAATCAGCTCATTAATAGTTGGTTTCGTCGTTTCATTCATTGTTGCTTTGATTGTTGTCAAGAAATTCATGGACTTCATAAAACATAAGCCAATGAAAGGATTCGCCTATTACCGCCTTGCTGTCGGCATACTTCTTATTATTCTGGCAATCTTTAGAGTAATTCGTTAA
- the thrS gene encoding Threonine-tRNA ligase (High confidence in function and specificity): MIKVTLKGGDVREYEAGTPAESVVKSLGAGLYKAACVVLIDGELKDIRTVLDKDCTLEVLTFDDERGRRAFNHTASHIMAQAVKRLFPDVKLTIGPAIENGFYYDFDTEKPFTPEILTKIEEEMKKIVKENLRIERFELPVDEAVKLMEEKNEPYKVELIKEHASKGEKISFYKQGEFTELCAGPHIPDTGRVKAFKLIQCTGAYWHGDSKNKMLQRVYGIAFPKASQLEEYLNMLEEAKKRDHRKIGRELDLFDIYPEGPGFPFFLPKGMVLRNTLEDFWRKEHVAHGYQEIRTPMILSEELWHRSGHWDHYKENMYFTKIDEGDYAIKPMNCPGGMLVYKRKMHSYKDLPIRMAELGLVHRHELSGTLHGLMRVRCFTQDDAHIFMTPEQIEDEIIGVIDLIDHFYKVFGFDYHVELSTRPENSMGSDEQWEMATNGLKNALERKGIEYKINEGDGAFYGPKIDFHLTDCLGRTWQCGTIQLDFQLPERFELEYTGADGQKHRPVMLHRVVFGSIERFIGILTEQYAGAFPVWLAPVQVKVLPIADRHNEYAYKVCDTLKAAGIRVEVDDRNEKIGYRIREAQLQKIPFMLVLGDKEVESGSVAVRARSEGDKGSMSLDAFLDMVKEKIDTKSLS; the protein is encoded by the coding sequence ATGATAAAGGTGACATTAAAGGGCGGCGATGTACGCGAATATGAAGCGGGAACGCCTGCAGAAAGCGTTGTAAAATCACTGGGCGCAGGCCTTTATAAGGCGGCCTGTGTTGTCTTGATTGACGGCGAGTTAAAGGACATCCGTACGGTACTTGACAAAGACTGTACTCTTGAAGTCCTGACTTTTGATGATGAGAGAGGCCGCAGGGCCTTCAACCACACCGCGTCCCATATTATGGCCCAGGCGGTAAAGCGTCTTTTCCCAGATGTCAAGTTGACAATAGGGCCTGCCATTGAGAACGGTTTCTATTATGATTTTGATACTGAAAAACCGTTTACGCCGGAAATCCTCACTAAAATCGAGGAAGAGATGAAGAAAATCGTTAAGGAAAACCTGCGCATTGAAAGGTTTGAACTGCCGGTTGACGAAGCCGTTAAACTTATGGAGGAAAAGAACGAGCCTTATAAGGTCGAACTTATAAAAGAGCACGCCTCAAAGGGCGAAAAGATTTCGTTCTATAAACAGGGTGAATTCACCGAGCTTTGCGCCGGCCCTCATATACCGGACACAGGAAGGGTGAAGGCCTTTAAGCTGATTCAGTGCACCGGCGCTTACTGGCATGGCGACTCCAAGAACAAGATGCTTCAGCGCGTTTACGGAATAGCTTTCCCGAAGGCATCGCAGCTTGAAGAGTACCTCAACATGCTCGAAGAGGCTAAAAAGCGCGACCACCGCAAGATAGGCAGAGAACTGGATTTGTTCGACATCTATCCGGAAGGCCCCGGTTTCCCGTTCTTCCTGCCGAAAGGCATGGTTCTGCGCAACACTCTGGAGGATTTCTGGCGCAAGGAACACGTAGCTCATGGTTATCAGGAAATCCGCACGCCGATGATCCTCAGCGAAGAACTGTGGCACAGATCAGGCCACTGGGATCATTACAAAGAGAATATGTATTTCACTAAAATAGATGAGGGCGATTACGCGATAAAGCCAATGAACTGCCCGGGTGGCATGCTTGTTTACAAGCGCAAAATGCACTCATACAAGGACTTGCCGATCCGCATGGCGGAGCTTGGCCTTGTTCACAGGCACGAGCTTTCCGGCACATTGCACGGCTTAATGCGTGTGCGCTGCTTTACGCAGGACGATGCCCACATCTTCATGACGCCGGAGCAGATTGAGGACGAAATAATCGGCGTAATTGACCTTATTGACCATTTCTACAAGGTATTTGGCTTTGACTATCACGTCGAGCTGTCGACCCGCCCAGAAAACTCGATGGGCAGCGACGAACAGTGGGAAATGGCGACCAATGGCCTTAAAAACGCTCTTGAACGCAAGGGTATTGAATATAAGATAAACGAGGGCGACGGCGCGTTCTATGGCCCGAAGATTGACTTCCATCTGACCGACTGCTTAGGGCGCACATGGCAGTGCGGCACAATTCAGCTCGACTTCCAGCTTCCTGAGCGCTTTGAACTCGAGTATACTGGGGCGGACGGCCAAAAGCACAGGCCTGTTATGCTCCACAGGGTTGTTTTCGGCAGCATTGAGCGCTTCATAGGTATTCTGACAGAGCAATATGCTGGCGCCTTCCCGGTTTGGCTCGCCCCTGTTCAGGTTAAGGTTCTGCCGATAGCCGACCGCCACAACGAATATGCTTATAAAGTCTGCGATACGCTGAAAGCGGCGGGTATCCGCGTTGAAGTTGACGACCGCAACGAGAAAATTGGTTACCGCATCCGCGAGGCTCAGCTTCAAAAGATACCCTTTATGCTCGTTTTGGGTGACAAGGAAGTTGAGAGCGGTTCAGTTGCTGTGCGTGCGCGCAGCGAGGGTGACAAAGGCTCAATGTCCCTCGACGCTTTCCTTGATATGGTTAAAGAAAAAATAGATACAAAGAGCCTTTCATAA
- a CDS encoding hypothetical protein (Family membership) — MSKNRQNKHRGLKGNGLLTFVTVLLGCAVIVSIFALYKKAPIMLIASNSEASSGASSTVSSQTDEYIQNDELTQPNESSQAVSSSSPSSPSSSEVSKPSASSSSTSSESNTPVDLSKAVFIGDSLTDGLSIYGGIDSGRIFYTTGMTASSALYKEITIEGKSQTAADFVAAKKPKSIYIMLGSNDIVQGISAKKFQSYYEKLVDKIKSSSPNSKIYLESILPVTAKYEAKSTKLTNKRIESFNAAIKELCANKGVNYCDVAYALKDSDGTLLSDLSWDGFHLNKAGYANWIAYLKNH; from the coding sequence ATGAGCAAAAATAGGCAAAACAAACATCGTGGGCTGAAGGGTAATGGGCTGCTTACTTTTGTTACCGTATTGCTCGGATGTGCAGTTATTGTATCAATTTTTGCTTTATATAAAAAGGCGCCTATTATGTTAATAGCGAGCAATTCCGAGGCATCAAGTGGGGCGTCGTCCACAGTGTCATCACAGACTGACGAATATATACAGAATGATGAACTTACACAGCCGAATGAATCTTCACAGGCTGTATCTTCATCATCCCCCTCATCCCCCTCATCCTCTGAGGTATCCAAGCCCTCAGCTTCATCCAGCTCAACTTCAAGTGAAAGCAATACTCCTGTTGACCTTAGCAAGGCAGTATTTATCGGCGATAGCCTGACGGACGGGCTGTCTATATACGGCGGTATAGACTCCGGAAGGATTTTCTATACAACCGGAATGACTGCCAGTTCGGCTTTATATAAGGAAATAACCATAGAAGGTAAAAGCCAGACCGCTGCCGATTTTGTCGCGGCTAAAAAACCAAAGAGCATATACATAATGCTCGGTTCAAACGATATTGTTCAGGGCATTTCGGCAAAAAAGTTCCAGTCATATTACGAAAAGCTCGTAGACAAGATAAAGAGCAGCAGCCCAAATTCAAAAATCTATCTGGAATCGATATTGCCGGTAACCGCGAAATATGAAGCGAAGTCTACGAAATTGACCAATAAGAGGATAGAAAGCTTCAACGCCGCCATTAAGGAGCTATGCGCAAATAAGGGTGTCAACTACTGCGACGTCGCGTATGCACTGAAAGATTCTGACGGCACGCTTCTTTCAGATTTAAGCTGGGATGGGTTCCATCTCAACAAAGCGGGTTATGCGAATTGGATTGCGTATTTGAAAAACCATTAA
- a CDS encoding hypothetical protein (Family membership) — translation MRRNAEKIKKSANLFKPGHAFIVKAVDYNNEAGKQLIDMGITPDTLIYIDRAAPLGEPLVVKVGDYKVALRSKDLSALEVECADEVKPNMTKLAEAV, via the coding sequence ATGAGGCGAAATGCTGAGAAAATTAAAAAGAGCGCTAACCTGTTTAAACCCGGGCATGCCTTTATTGTAAAGGCGGTTGATTATAATAATGAAGCCGGCAAGCAGCTTATCGACATGGGCATTACACCCGATACACTTATATATATAGACCGTGCGGCGCCGCTTGGAGAGCCGCTGGTTGTCAAGGTAGGAGACTATAAAGTAGCACTGAGGAGCAAGGATTTATCTGCTCTTGAGGTCGAATGTGCAGACGAGGTAAAACCAAATATGACAAAGTTGGCGGAAGCCGTATAA
- a CDS encoding hypothetical protein (High confidence in function and specificity), translated as MKLVLAGNPNSGKTSLFNALTGSKQHVGNWPGVTVEKKEGFVNINGERHTIVDLPGIYTLDADTIEQKVARDYIFNGKPDLIINILDATNLRRNLYFTLQLRESGIPLIITLNMMDEVNKSGVKIDMDKLSRMLGVPVVGISASKGTGIDELFNTIDKFKNKEIKIEPFCLGCSNCTKCKSGEFRYHFIDNIIANCVISTKHDALNETTSKIDRFVLNKYLAFPIFFVIMFLVFFITFGNAVTKVSDGIDYLLNTLLSGAISSGLESINVPQPLISIICGGIIPGIGTVISFLPQIAVLFFLMSALEDSGYMARAAIMMDRVFASMGLSGSSFIPLIMGFGCTVPAVMACRILPTEKDRRMTVLLTSFVSCSARLPLYALLAGLFFRKYQGAVVFSIYVLGIVVAVLVAFILNKTVFKKSNAPFIMELPPYRLPNARNLLMHTWEKVKGFIIKAGTVLFTASVILWFLQSFTPTLSLTENPENSIIAYIGRFLAPIFIPLGFGNWKAVTALLSGLAAKEMVVSTFSVLSGAPGSAAELQAAVSQLFTPLTAYAFMVFVLLYTPCISAIATMKKEFNSLKWTAGTLAIDFSAAWIISFLIYNVGRLFGL; from the coding sequence ATGAAACTGGTACTTGCAGGGAACCCTAACAGCGGAAAGACTTCGCTGTTCAATGCACTGACCGGCAGCAAACAGCATGTCGGCAACTGGCCGGGGGTTACTGTTGAGAAAAAAGAGGGGTTTGTCAACATAAACGGGGAGCGGCATACAATCGTGGACCTTCCCGGCATCTACACGCTGGACGCGGATACAATTGAACAAAAAGTTGCGAGGGATTACATTTTTAACGGAAAGCCCGATTTAATAATAAATATTCTCGACGCCACCAATCTTCGGCGCAATCTTTATTTCACGCTCCAGCTTCGTGAATCCGGTATTCCTTTGATAATAACGCTGAATATGATGGACGAGGTAAATAAAAGCGGCGTTAAAATTGATATGGATAAGTTGTCCAGAATGCTTGGCGTTCCTGTTGTCGGCATTTCAGCATCAAAAGGAACCGGAATTGATGAACTCTTTAATACGATAGATAAGTTTAAAAATAAAGAGATAAAAATTGAGCCGTTCTGCTTAGGTTGCAGCAATTGCACTAAGTGCAAATCAGGCGAATTTCGATATCATTTTATAGACAATATCATCGCAAACTGTGTCATAAGCACTAAGCATGATGCGCTTAATGAGACAACAAGCAAAATCGACAGATTTGTTTTAAATAAATATTTGGCATTTCCTATATTTTTTGTTATAATGTTTTTAGTTTTCTTTATAACTTTCGGTAACGCTGTGACGAAAGTTTCGGATGGTATTGACTATCTGCTCAATACGCTGCTTTCCGGTGCGATAAGCAGTGGGCTTGAGTCGATAAATGTCCCGCAGCCGTTGATTTCAATTATCTGCGGCGGCATTATTCCCGGTATCGGGACGGTTATTTCATTCTTGCCGCAGATAGCAGTTCTCTTCTTTTTGATGTCTGCACTTGAGGACAGCGGTTATATGGCCCGAGCGGCTATAATGATGGACAGGGTCTTTGCTTCGATGGGCCTTTCGGGAAGCTCGTTTATCCCGCTTATCATGGGATTCGGTTGCACTGTCCCGGCTGTGATGGCCTGTAGGATACTCCCGACGGAGAAAGACCGGCGCATGACCGTTTTGCTTACGTCATTCGTCTCGTGCAGCGCCCGACTTCCCCTTTATGCGTTGTTGGCGGGATTGTTTTTCAGAAAATATCAGGGTGCTGTAGTTTTTTCAATCTATGTTCTCGGCATTGTTGTCGCAGTGCTCGTGGCTTTTATTCTGAACAAGACGGTTTTCAAAAAGAGCAACGCTCCGTTCATCATGGAGCTTCCGCCTTACCGTTTGCCCAACGCGCGCAACCTTTTAATGCACACATGGGAAAAGGTCAAAGGGTTTATCATAAAAGCCGGTACGGTTCTGTTCACCGCTTCTGTAATTCTATGGTTCCTGCAGTCGTTTACACCGACACTTTCACTCACAGAAAATCCGGAAAATAGTATAATAGCTTATATAGGCCGTTTTTTGGCCCCGATATTTATACCGCTCGGCTTCGGCAACTGGAAAGCCGTTACGGCTCTTCTGAGTGGCCTTGCCGCAAAAGAGATGGTTGTCTCAACGTTCTCGGTGCTGTCCGGAGCACCTGGCAGCGCTGCCGAGCTTCAAGCAGCGGTATCCCAGCTATTCACTCCGCTTACTGCATATGCATTTATGGTATTTGTATTGCTTTATACTCCCTGCATTTCGGCCATTGCAACAATGAAAAAAGAATTCAATTCATTGAAATGGACCGCAGGGACGCTTGCAATTGACTTTTCAGCCGCTTGGATTATAAGCTTTCTAATTTATAATGTGGGGAGGCTTTTCGGATTATAA
- a CDS encoding ferric uptake regulator, Fur family (High confidence in function and specificity), whose product MNTQNKETRNTKQKRLILDCIKSSNGRHMNVEEIYNSIKKHDEQISIPTIYRNLRILEEQGVVKKVYTSDDSPSFYELSDSDEHAHHHLICSECGAIIDFEEDLLDSLEKTIEEKTGFKIKDHRVVFYGLCKKCSEKENK is encoded by the coding sequence ATGAATACTCAGAATAAAGAAACAAGAAACACAAAACAAAAAAGATTGATACTCGACTGTATAAAAAGCAGCAACGGGCGTCATATGAACGTTGAAGAAATATATAACAGCATAAAAAAACATGACGAGCAAATAAGTATTCCGACAATCTACCGCAATCTGCGAATACTCGAGGAACAAGGCGTTGTCAAGAAGGTCTATACATCTGATGACTCTCCGTCCTTCTATGAGTTGAGCGACAGCGACGAGCATGCACATCATCATCTGATTTGCAGTGAGTGCGGCGCTATCATCGATTTCGAGGAAGACCTTCTCGATTCGCTTGAAAAAACAATAGAAGAAAAAACAGGCTTTAAAATAAAGGACCATCGTGTTGTATTTTATGGGCTGTGCAAAAAATGCAGTGAAAAAGAAAATAAATAA